GCCCTGCAAAAACGCAATATCCAATTGCCCCTGCTCATTCGTTTTCCCGACATCTTGCAAAACCGCATCGAGCGCCTCCATGCCTGCTTTGCCAAGGCCATTGCCCGCTATAACTACAACGGGGTTTACCGGGGGGTTTTTCCCGTCAAATGTAACCAACAGCGGCATCTCGTAGAGGCCCTGGTGCGCTTCGGTGAACCTTTCCACTTTGGCTTAGAAGCGGGGTCGAAACCGGAATTGTTGATTGCCCTTTCGATGCTACCGGCCGGTCAAGAGGACAACCCCCCCCTGTTGATCTGCAACGGCTACAAGGACCGGGAGTACATCGAAACTGCCATGCTCAGCCGCCGCCTGGGGCATCATACCATCATTGTCCTAGAGCAACTGGCGGAATTGGAATTGGTGATTCAGACCAGCCGACAACTGGGGATTCGTCCCGTGCTGGGGGTGCGGGCTAAACTCAGCACCAAGGGGGTCGGTCGCTGGGGCAACTCGGCGGGGGAACGGGCCAAATTCGGCTTGACCATCTCGGAAATTCTGGAAACCGTTGAGCGTCTCAGGAGCGAAGATTTACTCGATTGTTTGCAGCTGCTGCACTTCCATATTGGCTCGCAAATTTCCGCCATTAGCGTGCTCAAGGACGCCCTCAAAGAGGCGGGCCAAATTTATACCGAATTGATGGCCTTGGGGGCGCCAATGGGGTATTTGGACGTGGGGGGCGGCCTGGGGGTGGACTACGACGGCTCCAAAACCAATTTCTATGCCTCGGTCAACTACACCATGCAAAACTATGCCAATGATGTGGTGGCCGCCATTAAAGATGCCTGTGTACAGAAAAATTTGCCGGTGCCCACGATTATTAGTGAAAGTGGCCGGGCGTTGACAGCCCATCAGTCGGTGTTGGTGTTCAACGTGCTAGGGACGAGTGAAGTTTGGCAAGGCATCCCGACGCCCCCTGATCCGTCATCCCACCTAGTGTTGAAAAATCTCTACGAAACCTACAGTACCATTCGCCCAGATAACTATCAGGAGGCCTACCACGACGCCACCCAGTTCAAAGACGAGGCCATTAGCTTGTTTAACCTGGGGTATTTGAGTCTACGGGAACGGGCGGAAGCGGAACGGTTGTACTGGGCCTGCTGTCAAAAAATTCTGGAGATTACCCAGCAGCAGGATTACGTGCCCGATGACCTGGAAGACCTGCCCAAAACCATGGCGTCTATTTACTACATCAACCTGTCGGTATTTCAGTCGGCGCCAGACACCTGGGCCATTGACCAATTGTTTCCCATCATGCCGATCCACCGGTTGAATGAACGCCCCCGTTGTCGGGGAACCTTGGCGGATTTGACCTGCGACAGCGACGGTAAAATTGACCGGTTCATTGATTTACGGGATGTCAAATCCTGGCTGGAACTGCACCCCTACCGGCCCGGCGAACCCTATTACCTGGGGCTATTTCTCGGTGGGGCCTACCAAGAGATCATGGGGAATTTGCACAACCTGTTTGGCGATACCAATGTGGTGCATATCCGCCTGTCCCCGAATGGTTATCAAATTGAGCATGTGGTCAAAGGGGATACCCTGCGGGAGGTGCTGGGTTACGTGCAGTACAATGCCGACGACCTGTTGGAGCAGTTGCGTCGCCAAAGTGAAGCGGCCCTGCAAGCCAAACGCATTACTCTGGAGGAGGCCCAACGCCTGCTGTCCCACTACGAACACAGCTTGAACCGCTACACCTACCTCAGCGATGGCATGGCCTAGGCAACATAGAGACGGGCTACTTCCGTCAGGGACAGGCGGGATTGGCCGACCAAGCTCAAGGGGGACTGCTGCCCCCGGGACAGGCGCATGACCGCCGCACAGCCGATCATGGCCCCATTGTCGGTGCAGTACTTCATGGGGGGAATCACCACCCGGATGCCCTGTGCTGCCGCGGCTTGGGTGATGGTGGTCCGCAGTTCCCGATTGGCGGCTACCCCCCCGGCGACCACCAGGGTTTTCAGGTCGTGATCCAAAGCGCAACGGATGGCCCGGTGGGTCAGGGTCTGGACTACGGTGTACTGGAAACTGGCGGCCAAATCGGCAGTGGGCAACGGGGGAGGGAGTTGGGCCACCAGCCGCCGGACAGCGGTTTTCAGGCCGCTAAAGCTCATGTCGTAGGGGTGATAACCGCCCTGGGGCAGGGAAATTTTCCCCTCCGGCAGCGCAAAGGCCTGGGGGTTGCCCTGGGCTGCCAAGCGGTCGATGGCCGGGCCGCCGGGATACCCCAGCCCCAACAGACGCGCCACCTTGTCAAAGGCTTCGCCGACCGCATCATCCCGGGTTTGCCCAAGGGGTACATAGGTTTGCCAGTCCCGCACCGCCACCAGGCTGGTATGGCCTCCAGACACCAGCAGGCACAAAAATGGCGGCGTCAAATCCGGTTCCGTGAGATAGGCGGCGCAAATGTGGCCCTCCAGGTGATGAATCCCCAAGAACGGTCGCCGGTACAGAACGGCCAGGGTTTTCGCCGCCGCAAGTCCTACGTTCAAGGCCCCCACCAGCCCCGGTGCACAGGTCGCCGCGATGCCATCTATTTCACTCCAGCGATACCCTGTTTCCGCCTGGACTTGGGCGAGCAAAAAATTGATCACCTCCAGATGCTGGCGGGAGGCAATCTCCGGCACCACTCCCCCATAGGCTTGATGCTGGCGAATTTGGGAGGCCACTGCTTCTGAGAGCACCTGCCGGTCTCGCACGAGGGCAACAGCGGTTTCGTCGCAACTGGTTTCAATGGCTAAAACGGTGGTCACGGTGATGGGTGGGCTAGGACGTTGTGATTTGCTTAATTTCTTATGGTAAAAACTGCCCAACCCGGGGGGCGGCATGGCCGTATGCTAGGGTGAGAGTAATGACGCTGCCCCCGGCATGAACTGGAACCTGACAGACGCCCATAAGGTTTGTACTTACGCCCTAGTGGCTATGGCATTTGCCGCCCTGGTCCTGGCCAATGCTACCCATCCAGTGGCCAACGGCCTGTTTTTGCTGCTGGGGGTGGCAAGCTGGTTCTGGGAACCGCCCCGGATTCGCTGGGAGTCCTATGCCCGTCTCTGGCTGCCCTTGACGGTGGGGGTGCTGGTCGTTTTGGTGGGGGGGACCATTCTGTTGCGGGCTAATCCCCTGGATGCGGCGCTTTACTTGCTGCTTTATCTGACGCTGGCGAAATTATTTCAGCGGGAACGCCCGGAGGATTACAACCAGGCGATGGCTCTGTCGTTTTTGCTGTTGGCGGCAACCACGGTCTACACGAGCGATATGTTGTTTGGGTTGATCTTTGCCCTGTACGTGATTTTGGGGGTGGTGAACTTTACCCTATATCACTTGCGGGTACAGGTGCGGGAGCATCCCAAGGCGGCAGCCCAGTCTGGCCGGTTTGGCCCCCGAGGGTTGATGGCTTTGGTGTGGGTGGGGCTGGCGACGTTGGTGTTATCGGTGGGGTTGTTTTTCTTGTTTCCCCGGATTGGGTTGGGTTTTTTTGGCCGGGGGGGAGCTGGGCAGCACCAGGCAACCCGAGGGTTTGGGGAGCAGGTGCGGTTAGGGGAGCACGGGCGCTTGCCCCAGGATACCCAGGTGGTGATGCGGGTGGAGTTTCCCGAAGGCCGACCCCCTTTGCTCCTGCCCCTGTACTGGCGGGGGGTCAGTTTTGACCGCTATGACGGCCAGACATGGTCGCGCACCCGCTTGGATGGGGAATTGCGAGTGGCCCAAGACCAAGTGGTGGAACTGCGTCAACCGGCAGCCCATCTTTCCCTCATTCGCCAGGACATTTATTTGGAGCCGTCGCCCCATCCGGTGTTGTTTGCCCTCCATCCCCTGTACCGGGTGCGTCTGCCGGAGACAGCCCAAGGACTGCGGGTGCAGGTGGGAACCCTAGGGGAAACCCAGCAACGGGCGAAAATTATTCGGCAGCGGGGACGGTCGCTCTATGTAACCCGCACCGGCGATGTGTACTACGGCTATAGGGGCGATGTGGGTTATCAGTACACCGCCTGGAGTCGCCCGATTTTTCCTAGCGCCAACGATTTGCGCCGGGTGGACATGGCCCAGACCCTGCAACAGGTGGCCCAGGCGGGGCTGCTGGATATGTATTTGCAGTTACCCGGTGACCTGAACCCCAGGATTCGGGAACTGGCTGCCGATGTGACCCGCAACGCCCCAACCCTGTTTGACAAGGTCGAGGCGATTCGTCGTTATTTGGCCGAGTCTAAAACTTTCGCCTACACCACCGACCTGCCAGACCCGGGGGCTGAACCGGTCTTGGATGCCTTTTTATTTACCCACCGGCGGGGCCACTGCGAGTACTTTGCGACGGCCATGACGGTGATGTTACGCAGCATCGGGATTCCGGCGCGGTTGGTAAACGGTTATCTGGGGGGACGGTGGAATGCCTACGACCGGTATTTGGCTGTGCAAGCCGCCCATGCCCACAGTTGGGTGGAGGTGCCCTTTGCTGGTTACGGTTGGCTGACCTTTGACCCGACACCGCCCGGCCCCTTACCCCAGGCGGGGAACTGGTGGTCGGATTTACTGGATGCCCTGCGGTTCCGCTGGAACAAATATGTGCTGGATTATGACCTGGATACCCAAATGGAGACCCTGCAGCAGGTGCAGTCCTGGTTACAACTACAGCCCCAAAAGTCGGCGAAAGCCTTGGATATGCAGATGGTTAGGCGAACGGGGGCTGTACTGGTTCTCACCCTCACGGGCGGCTTGTGGGGATATCGCCGGCGGGGACGGGCGTGGGGCTGGCGAGACGGTTTGGGCTTGGTTGTACTGACCGGGGTGGCCGGTTGGGTGGCGGAACCCCTGCCCTGGCCCTGGAGTGGACTGTTGGGGGGCGTGGCGCCGCCGTTAGCCTACTGCGTGGCCCGCTATCTCCAGGAAAAACGGACAAACGTGGGTGTGCCTCCTGTAGCCCGTTTGTACTTGCAATTGCGGCAGGCGCTGGTGGAACAGGGGTTCGGGATCACGCCGGAGATGGGCCCCTTGGCCGTGCGCCGCTGTCTCCAAACCAGCTATCTACCGGACCGGGAAACAGGGGTGCACCTGATTAACACCTACATGGACGTCCGTTTTGGGGGGCGGTCCCTTAGCCCCGGGGAGTTCAGGGCCTATCGGCAGCAGTTGCGCCGTCTATTGCACCGGTGGCGAACCTGGCAAGGGCAGAAAGTCCTGCACTAGGCGATAGACCTGCTCGCGCGGGACATCCCAAGTGAGGATGTGATTCCCTTCCTCCAGCCAATGGAAGACCTTGTGGGGACTGCCGAGTTGTTGGAACCCCTGCCAGGTCGCGCTTGGGTCCACTACCCGGTCGTAGCGGGATTGAATCACCAGGGTGGGTACCGTGACGCGAGGCAACAGGGCGCGGACTTGACGTTGCAGGGCCAGGGCGCTGCGGACAGCCGTCAGGTTGAAGTCCCGGAAAAACGTGCATTGCCAGGCTTGGCGCTCCAGCACCGGGTCGCTGATGGGCAACCGGAGACGGGGCAGACTGGGCAGGAGATAACCCAAGCTGTAGAGCAAGGGCCACTGCCAAGCCCACATTCCCAAAAAGGGCGCCAGTAGGACTAAGCGGTACACCGGCAAGTGGGCAGCCAGATAGAGGGCTAACAAGCCACCGTTGGAAAACCCCACCACAGCCACCTGGTCATGGGTTTGGCGCAACTGAAGGTATTCCTTTTGCACACAGGCGACCCATTCCGGCCAGGTGGAGACGGGCATCTGGGGAGCCGGTTGGTCGTGCCCCGGTAAGTTCATCCCCCGCACCGTCCAGCCCTGCTGATGGAGCCGTTGGCCTAGGGGGTGTAACTCATACACA
The nucleotide sequence above comes from Gloeomargarita sp. SRBZ-1_bins_9. Encoded proteins:
- the speA gene encoding biosynthetic arginine decarboxylase, which translates into the protein MTTGGALTVTKMAADWSIEDSEELYRIRGWGDPYFSINAAGHVTVSPMGERGGSLDLFELVQALQKRNIQLPLLIRFPDILQNRIERLHACFAKAIARYNYNGVYRGVFPVKCNQQRHLVEALVRFGEPFHFGLEAGSKPELLIALSMLPAGQEDNPPLLICNGYKDREYIETAMLSRRLGHHTIIVLEQLAELELVIQTSRQLGIRPVLGVRAKLSTKGVGRWGNSAGERAKFGLTISEILETVERLRSEDLLDCLQLLHFHIGSQISAISVLKDALKEAGQIYTELMALGAPMGYLDVGGGLGVDYDGSKTNFYASVNYTMQNYANDVVAAIKDACVQKNLPVPTIISESGRALTAHQSVLVFNVLGTSEVWQGIPTPPDPSSHLVLKNLYETYSTIRPDNYQEAYHDATQFKDEAISLFNLGYLSLRERAEAERLYWACCQKILEITQQQDYVPDDLEDLPKTMASIYYINLSVFQSAPDTWAIDQLFPIMPIHRLNERPRCRGTLADLTCDSDGKIDRFIDLRDVKSWLELHPYRPGEPYYLGLFLGGAYQEIMGNLHNLFGDTNVVHIRLSPNGYQIEHVVKGDTLREVLGYVQYNADDLLEQLRRQSEAALQAKRITLEEAQRLLSHYEHSLNRYTYLSDGMA
- the tsaD gene encoding tRNA (adenosine(37)-N6)-threonylcarbamoyltransferase complex transferase subunit TsaD, yielding MTTVLAIETSCDETAVALVRDRQVLSEAVASQIRQHQAYGGVVPEIASRQHLEVINFLLAQVQAETGYRWSEIDGIAATCAPGLVGALNVGLAAAKTLAVLYRRPFLGIHHLEGHICAAYLTEPDLTPPFLCLLVSGGHTSLVAVRDWQTYVPLGQTRDDAVGEAFDKVARLLGLGYPGGPAIDRLAAQGNPQAFALPEGKISLPQGGYHPYDMSFSGLKTAVRRLVAQLPPPLPTADLAASFQYTVVQTLTHRAIRCALDHDLKTLVVAGGVAANRELRTTITQAAAAQGIRVVIPPMKYCTDNGAMIGCAAVMRLSRGQQSPLSLVGQSRLSLTEVARLYVA
- a CDS encoding DUF3488 and transglutaminase-like domain-containing protein, encoding MNWNLTDAHKVCTYALVAMAFAALVLANATHPVANGLFLLLGVASWFWEPPRIRWESYARLWLPLTVGVLVVLVGGTILLRANPLDAALYLLLYLTLAKLFQRERPEDYNQAMALSFLLLAATTVYTSDMLFGLIFALYVILGVVNFTLYHLRVQVREHPKAAAQSGRFGPRGLMALVWVGLATLVLSVGLFFLFPRIGLGFFGRGGAGQHQATRGFGEQVRLGEHGRLPQDTQVVMRVEFPEGRPPLLLPLYWRGVSFDRYDGQTWSRTRLDGELRVAQDQVVELRQPAAHLSLIRQDIYLEPSPHPVLFALHPLYRVRLPETAQGLRVQVGTLGETQQRAKIIRQRGRSLYVTRTGDVYYGYRGDVGYQYTAWSRPIFPSANDLRRVDMAQTLQQVAQAGLLDMYLQLPGDLNPRIRELAADVTRNAPTLFDKVEAIRRYLAESKTFAYTTDLPDPGAEPVLDAFLFTHRRGHCEYFATAMTVMLRSIGIPARLVNGYLGGRWNAYDRYLAVQAAHAHSWVEVPFAGYGWLTFDPTPPGPLPQAGNWWSDLLDALRFRWNKYVLDYDLDTQMETLQQVQSWLQLQPQKSAKALDMQMVRRTGAVLVLTLTGGLWGYRRRGRAWGWRDGLGLVVLTGVAGWVAEPLPWPWSGLLGGVAPPLAYCVARYLQEKRTNVGVPPVARLYLQLRQALVEQGFGITPEMGPLAVRRCLQTSYLPDRETGVHLINTYMDVRFGGRSLSPGEFRAYRQQLRRLLHRWRTWQGQKVLH
- a CDS encoding alpha/beta fold hydrolase, which gives rise to MQSPMGNQPFYYPGRGQGACLLIHGLGGGVYELHPLGQRLHQQGWTVRGMNLPGHDQPAPQMPVSTWPEWVACVQKEYLQLRQTHDQVAVVGFSNGGLLALYLAAHLPVYRLVLLAPFLGMWAWQWPLLYSLGYLLPSLPRLRLPISDPVLERQAWQCTFFRDFNLTAVRSALALQRQVRALLPRVTVPTLVIQSRYDRVVDPSATWQGFQQLGSPHKVFHWLEEGNHILTWDVPREQVYRLVQDFLPLPGSPPVQ